The proteins below are encoded in one region of Candidatus Saccharimonadales bacterium:
- a CDS encoding ATP cone domain-containing protein: MKCPYCRKNTTDIFNTRPTRFGTQVWRRRKCLSCHESFTTYEAPDLGFLKVIKKNGRKQRYSRAKLFSGVYGAFLSIPAKETTVDGVTDTIEAKILDTKKRELKSVEIAGIVLATLKHFNTAAFVRYLAYQTDLASDAQLKRELKKY; this comes from the coding sequence ATGAAATGCCCATATTGTCGTAAAAATACCACCGATATTTTTAATACCAGGCCAACTCGCTTTGGTACCCAGGTTTGGCGGCGGCGCAAATGCCTGAGCTGCCACGAAAGCTTTACTACTTATGAGGCGCCTGACCTTGGCTTCCTTAAGGTCATCAAGAAAAACGGCCGCAAACAGCGCTACAGCCGCGCTAAGCTGTTTTCTGGAGTCTATGGTGCCTTCCTATCCATTCCGGCCAAAGAAACCACCGTAGACGGCGTTACAGACACAATCGAAGCGAAGATCCTGGACACCAAAAAGCGCGAACTCAAATCAGTCGAAATTGCTGGGATCGTGCTAGCTACCCTGAAGCACTTCAACACCGCTGCCTTCGTGCGTTACCTTGCCTACCAAACCGATTTGGCTAGCGACGCCCAGCTCAAACGCGAGCTCAAGAAATACTAA